TCGTCTTAACGGCTTCGGTATTTAGTGGTATGGTCTATGTACTCATTCGTAAAATAGGTAAGGGAGACCATCCCCTGGTGGTTGTAAACTATTTTATGTTTACGGGTACCGTGGTTGGGGGCGTTTTGAGTATTCAAAATTTCACCCTTCCCCATGATGATGAATGGTTTTTGTTGTTGAGCCTCGGATTTTTTGGATTTTTTGGACAATTATTTATGACCAAAGCATTTCAAGTGGCCAAAACCAGCTTGGTAGCCCCTCTAAAATATATAGAGGTTATTTTTACACTGACCGTGGGTGTATTCTGGTTCGGGGATTATTATTCCTTTTTTAGTCTTTTGGGAATATTGATGATCATTGGCGCGTTGGTGGCCAATGTATTTGTTGGAAAACGATAGTCTATTAAGGAAAACTTATCTACCCGTCCTCGTATTTGCTATACTGTTGTTGATATCATTCATAGAATTCAGTACAGCGGTGGTAATTTCATTTTCTATTTCATGGGAATACTGTAGGAACAGTATAGCGGATACTATCAGCATGCATAGTACAATGACGTCCGTCATTAATTTTAGGTCGAGGCTATTTTTTGAGGAAGTGTTCATCTGTTTAAAGGTTTGGTTCCTATTAGGTCAATTTACAAATCTTTAACATAATTAACAAATAATTAAGAAAAATATCCTGCTCCAAATTGATGATGTCCTCCGATGAAATGAATTTCTAGGATGAACGGATAGAATTATTCGATGAAATACCTGAAATTTTAAGAAAAAAGCCAAAAACCTGTCAAAACCTATGAATTTTTAATAAGTGTTCAGTGGTAAGCATTTAGGAACTTTGTCATGTTGAACCCCAAAACCAAGTATTATGAGAAATACGCTAGCTTACAGAATGGTAATCGGGTGTAGCCTAATCATAGGTTCTTATACACTAAATGCCCAGGACGGTTTGGTGGTTTCCAATGGAACCCATCAATTGACCGAAACAGAAAAACGCCTCCAGAATTATGAGGATCTAAAGTCTTTGGGTTATTCTGAAGAGGAAATCTATCAAGATTTGGGTAATGCCCATTTTTTGTCACACAATTATGAAACCGCCTTGTTCTGGTATCAGAAATTGATTGAAATCAGCCCGGACGGTCAATTGGATAGTTCCTATCAGAAGCGCTATGATTATGCCCTATCAAAACTTGGTGATGCGGCAAAATCCGTGGAAGAGGACGAGAATTGGACGGAGCTTGTAAAGTCAGACTACCATATGACCGATGCTTCCTCAAAAACGGGGAACAAACTGTCTAGAAGGAAAAACTTTAAAGCGCTATCCATTAACCCAGAATATAGCACCGCATCCCTAGGCAATGAAATGTCGTATTTTTTGGAGCTACAGGAAAACCCCAAGGTAAAGGATTTTACCTATGAAAGCCCTGCCGTGTTGACCAAGGACGGGAAAACGGCCTACTTCAGCAAAGAGGTTTGGGTAAAACCAACAACGGGGATATTTTCAAAAAAACAAAAAGTTCATAGGATTTATAGGGCCGATAAGGTCAACGGGGAATGGAAATCCATTAAGGAACTGGCATTATGTCCCACGGAATACTCCGCCTTGCATCCGGCAATTTCCAAGGACGGCACGAGGCTATTCTTTGCTTCCAATATGCCAGGAACCTTTGGAGCGTTTGACATTTATGTCACTACCATAAAATCCAATGGTATCGTTGGTGTGGCCAAGAACTTGGGCACCAAAGTAAATACGGCAAAGAATGAAATGTATCCCAAGGTTATGGAAGGAAACACCTTGGTTTTTGCCTCTGAAGGCCATCAAGGATATGGTGGATTGGATGTCTTTATGGTAGAGGTCGAAAAAAGAAACGTAGGCTTGGCCATGAACATGGGCAGTTCCATAAACAGCCCAAGCGATGACTTTTCCATACAGTTTACCAACGGCCAAATGGGATATGTGATGTCCAACAGAGGTGGAAATGGCACCGCCCTGGAAATGGTCGCGTTCTCCTACTTTGGTGAAAATAATACCAAGAATGTTAGGGATTTCCACTTGATGGAAGCCATGAACACGGAAACAAGGACCCAATACTCAACATCGGTTTTTGAGGATGAAAATTAATTGGATATAATCCTTCCCCTAATTCCATGAAGAACTATACAAAGGAAGTTAACCCACATTCCTAGAATGTGATGTTAATACCCCCAATCCTTTGAAGATAATTTTACTCGAACGTTAAACCCTACTCAAATGAAATATATTCATAAAATATCGGCAAAAATAGGACTCCCCCTAATCCTATTCATGTTTATGGGAAGCCTAAATGTACTTGGACAAGAGACTGGAACCAATTTAAACTCCAGCAGTACCTATCATAACCAGTTGTTCTTTAATAGATATTTGAT
Above is a window of Maribacter algicola DNA encoding:
- a CDS encoding PD40 domain-containing protein; its protein translation is MRNTLAYRMVIGCSLIIGSYTLNAQDGLVVSNGTHQLTETEKRLQNYEDLKSLGYSEEEIYQDLGNAHFLSHNYETALFWYQKLIEISPDGQLDSSYQKRYDYALSKLGDAAKSVEEDENWTELVKSDYHMTDASSKTGNKLSRRKNFKALSINPEYSTASLGNEMSYFLELQENPKVKDFTYESPAVLTKDGKTAYFSKEVWVKPTTGIFSKKQKVHRIYRADKVNGEWKSIKELALCPTEYSALHPAISKDGTRLFFASNMPGTFGAFDIYVTTIKSNGIVGVAKNLGTKVNTAKNEMYPKVMEGNTLVFASEGHQGYGGLDVFMVEVEKRNVGLAMNMGSSINSPSDDFSIQFTNGQMGYVMSNRGGNGTALEMVAFSYFGENNTKNVRDFHLMEAMNTETRTQYSTSVFEDEN